TCTTCACATTCCGGCGAAAATGCTCGGCTTCATCGCCGGCTTTACGGGACGGGAAATAGAACGGCTGGCTTTGGAATGCGGCAGCGACTGTGATTTCATCGTGCTGGACGAAGGCTATTCGCGCATCAACCTGAAGATCAGCGCAGATGACGAAACGGCGGTCAACGGCATGGGGCCGGTTATCCCCGACGACAAGCTGCAGGCCCTGATGGCCCAGATCGACGGGATGGCCGACGGCGATACCCTCGTATTGGCCGGCAGCATCCCGGCCGCCCTTCCCGACGACATATACGAACGGATCCTGCGCCGCCTCGAAGGCCGCTCCGTACGGGTCGTCGTCGACGCGACGGGCGATTTGCTGAAAAACGTCATGAAATATAAGCCCTTTTTAGTCAAGCCGAATAACTTCGAGCTGGGCGAATTGTTCGATACCGTCCTCAAGACGGACGAAGAAATCGCCGAATGCGCAAGAAAGCTTCAGGATATGGGCGCGCGAAACGTCCTCGTATCCCTCGGCGGCGACGGCGCCCTGCTCCTCGGCGAAGACGGCCGGGTATACCGCATGCAGTCGCCTAAGGGCAAGCTGGTCAATTCCGTCGGCGCCGGCGACAGCATGGTAGCCGGGTTCTTAGCCGGCTTCGAATCGTCGGGCGGCGACCTGCAGGAGGCCCTCAAGATGGGCATCAGCGCCGGCAGCGCTTCGGCCTTCCACGATTGGCTGGCGACGGAAGACGATATTAAAGAAGTATACGGCCAGCTGCCGTAACGCAGGTTTGTAGGTAAAAGGAGATTGTAAATTCATGCGGATTGTAGATTTATTGAAAAAAGAAAGTATCGACTTACAAGCCGTCGTCGCCGACAAGGGCGCGGCGATCGACCATCTCGTATCCCTGATGGATAAAGGCGGCAACGTGACGGATCTGGAAGGA
This region of Megasphaera stantonii genomic DNA includes:
- the pfkB gene encoding 1-phosphofructokinase yields the protein MIYTVTFNPSLDYVVQMKEFKAGDINRAEAETIYPGGKGVNVALVLGNLHIPAKMLGFIAGFTGREIERLALECGSDCDFIVLDEGYSRINLKISADDETAVNGMGPVIPDDKLQALMAQIDGMADGDTLVLAGSIPAALPDDIYERILRRLEGRSVRVVVDATGDLLKNVMKYKPFLVKPNNFELGELFDTVLKTDEEIAECARKLQDMGARNVLVSLGGDGALLLGEDGRVYRMQSPKGKLVNSVGAGDSMVAGFLAGFESSGGDLQEALKMGISAGSASAFHDWLATEDDIKEVYGQLP